Proteins encoded in a region of the Clostridium beijerinckii genome:
- a CDS encoding WecB/TagA/CpsF family glycosyltransferase, with translation MFTKILDFNIFNRDKTALMNYIENFEKVNIISGNPEVLFNGLNNPVLKKNFESGSSIIIPDGVGTVIASKILREPVKEKIAGIDVFREILIKANLEERSIYLLGSKEETIKKCVENIKNEFPKLKISGFHNGFFDLNNCNDIIEDVKSGNPWAVFVAMGSPRQEIFIEKIIGDSNIHIFMGVGGVFDIFAGELKRAPKWMISLGLEWLYRVIKEPFRIRRLLVIPRFLLLVISENLAKRVRMILFKEEEK, from the coding sequence ATGTTTACGAAAATACTTGATTTTAATATTTTTAATAGGGATAAAACTGCTTTAATGAACTATATTGAAAATTTTGAAAAGGTAAATATAATATCGGGAAATCCAGAAGTTCTCTTTAATGGATTAAATAATCCTGTACTTAAAAAGAATTTTGAAAGCGGGAGTTCAATTATTATACCTGATGGCGTTGGAACTGTTATTGCTTCAAAGATATTAAGAGAGCCCGTTAAAGAAAAGATAGCAGGAATAGATGTCTTTAGAGAGATATTAATTAAAGCAAATTTAGAAGAAAGATCTATATATTTATTAGGTTCAAAAGAAGAAACTATTAAGAAATGTGTTGAAAATATAAAGAATGAGTTTCCTAAACTAAAGATTTCTGGTTTTCATAATGGTTTTTTTGATTTAAATAATTGTAATGATATAATTGAAGATGTAAAAAGTGGGAATCCATGGGCCGTTTTTGTTGCAATGGGATCACCAAGGCAAGAGATATTTATTGAAAAGATTATTGGCGATTCAAATATTCATATTTTTATGGGTGTAGGTGGTGTTTTTGATATATTTGCAGGTGAACTTAAAAGAGCACCAAAATGGATGATATCTTTGGGATTAGAATGGTTATACAGAGTTATTAAAGAGCCATTTAGAATAAGAAGATTACTTGTTATTCCTAGATTCTTATTGTTAGTTATTTCAGAAAACTTAGCTAAAAGAGTAAGGATGATACTGTTTAAGGAAGAGGAAAAATAA
- the murJ gene encoding murein biosynthesis integral membrane protein MurJ, producing MKQRSSLIKSTFIIMIVSLISRFLGFARDMLIAKNFGAGIYTDAYNIAVSIPETIFTLVGLAISTAFLPMLSKVRAEKGQKEMNDFANNIINILFIISLFLFAITSLFSKEIVHILGPAEETGLIAVKLLRITLVNILFLSVNACFTALLQVNEDFVIPSILGLFFNLPMILYLLLFKNYDILGLTISNVIGNFFRVAVQVPSLVTHQYKYKLFINLKDERLKTIMVLILPVIIGAGANSLNMAVDQYIALKLPEGSVSALNYAQKLIVFINAIITTSVTSVAYPLMANMRNRGDVLGFLEILKKSIIYLSILLIPITVGVMIFSRDIITIVYARGAFTGYAINITTLALLGYGAGIFFTGVRDILNSTLFSSGKTKVTAINGIIGVVINIIFSITLSKYIGIMGIALASVIAMIVTSVLLFINIIKLEKSFNITEILKKVSIIIMNSIIMGAVLLTLLIYFKNKFNSITILLLGASIGAAIYLSLCYLFKVEELIEIKELILKKIKR from the coding sequence ATGAAACAAAGAAGTAGCTTAATTAAATCTACATTTATTATAATGATAGTATCATTGATTAGTAGATTTTTAGGTTTTGCCAGAGATATGCTTATTGCTAAAAATTTTGGTGCTGGAATATATACTGATGCTTATAATATTGCAGTATCTATACCAGAGACAATATTCACTTTAGTTGGACTTGCAATTTCAACCGCATTTTTGCCAATGCTTAGCAAGGTTCGAGCTGAAAAGGGACAAAAAGAGATGAATGATTTTGCAAACAACATAATAAATATACTTTTTATTATATCATTATTTCTTTTTGCAATAACAAGTCTTTTTTCAAAGGAAATAGTTCATATATTAGGACCGGCTGAGGAAACAGGACTAATTGCAGTAAAGTTATTGAGAATAACCCTTGTAAATATTTTATTTTTATCTGTTAATGCATGTTTCACAGCATTATTACAAGTAAATGAAGATTTTGTAATTCCGTCCATTTTAGGATTGTTTTTTAATTTGCCTATGATATTATATTTATTGTTGTTTAAGAATTATGATATTTTAGGATTGACTATTTCAAATGTAATAGGTAATTTTTTCAGAGTAGCAGTTCAGGTACCATCGTTAGTTACACACCAATATAAATATAAACTTTTTATAAATCTTAAAGATGAGAGACTGAAAACAATTATGGTATTAATTCTTCCAGTAATTATTGGAGCTGGAGCCAACTCACTAAATATGGCCGTTGATCAGTATATTGCTTTGAAACTTCCAGAAGGTTCGGTTTCAGCTTTAAATTATGCTCAGAAGTTAATTGTTTTTATAAATGCAATTATAACAACATCGGTCACTAGCGTAGCATATCCTCTTATGGCTAATATGAGAAATAGAGGAGATGTACTTGGATTTTTAGAAATTTTAAAGAAATCAATCATATATTTGTCTATATTATTAATTCCAATTACTGTCGGCGTTATGATATTTAGTAGAGACATAATAACAATTGTTTATGCTAGAGGAGCGTTTACTGGTTATGCAATAAATATTACAACACTTGCATTACTAGGATATGGAGCAGGAATATTTTTTACAGGAGTAAGAGATATATTAAATTCAACTTTATTCTCAAGTGGAAAGACAAAAGTAACAGCAATAAATGGTATAATTGGTGTTGTGATTAACATAATATTTAGCATAACTTTATCTAAGTATATAGGTATTATGGGAATAGCATTAGCTTCAGTTATAGCTATGATAGTAACATCGGTACTCTTATTTATAAATATAATTAAATTAGAAAAAAGCTTTAACATAACAGAGATATTAAAAAAAGTAAGTATAATAATAATGAATTCAATAATCATGGGAGCGGTACTTTTAACGTTATTAATTTACTTCAAAAATAAATTTAATTCAATTACAATCCTATTACTTGGAGCGAGTATTGGAGCAGCTATATATCTTAGTTTATGTTATTTATTCAAGGTTGAAGAGCTAATAGAAATAAAAGAATTAATCTTAAAAAAGATAAAGAGATAG
- a CDS encoding glycosyl transferase group 1, with the protein MKILFIACYSPLINNSAAIETLQYLNKLSEINNNEVHLLTVNFPKDSIYYDEVLRSMMNDKIKTHIIDGGLIFKKFMPKNSESYNNSPSKIGNTNRRKVLRKIKNALAIPDMYYSWARKAGRYGIELMGKEKFDVIFSMHEPPSSHLCAYYIKKHYPNVPWITYWSDPWLKDSTREKSFIVKKVLEKNMERDIVNLADKFIFVTDANRDEYLKDYNILDNSKTFILNRGFDAKLYDKLLHEEKPKLIKKDKLNIIYTGEIFSKLRDIRPFVKALEEIKAENLEIYNQLNVLFFGNIDDIEARKKLQNLEIANVSPRIPFDEALKYMLNGEVLLLFGNKNSKQIPAKIYDYFGAKGRIFVIYGDKDDPIKRVVENHRKCVVTENNSKEIKNHIYKLIEIHKNNEIYCEPDVNYEWNSIVERLNNILEGSE; encoded by the coding sequence ATGAAGATATTATTTATTGCCTGCTATTCACCATTGATAAATAATTCAGCAGCTATTGAAACTTTACAATATCTAAATAAGTTAAGTGAGATTAATAATAATGAAGTACATCTTCTGACTGTTAATTTTCCTAAAGATTCAATATATTATGATGAAGTATTACGCTCTATGATGAATGATAAAATCAAAACGCATATTATTGATGGTGGACTTATCTTTAAAAAGTTTATGCCCAAAAATAGTGAAAGCTACAATAATTCGCCTTCAAAAATAGGAAATACCAATAGAAGAAAAGTGTTGCGGAAAATAAAAAATGCATTAGCGATACCAGATATGTATTATTCATGGGCAAGGAAAGCGGGAAGATATGGAATAGAGCTAATGGGGAAAGAAAAATTTGATGTTATATTTTCTATGCATGAGCCGCCATCTTCGCATTTATGTGCTTATTATATAAAAAAACATTATCCAAATGTACCATGGATTACTTATTGGAGTGATCCTTGGCTTAAAGATTCAACAAGAGAAAAATCTTTTATTGTAAAAAAGGTGCTAGAAAAAAATATGGAAAGAGATATTGTTAATCTGGCAGATAAATTTATATTTGTGACTGATGCAAATAGAGATGAATATTTAAAAGATTATAATATTTTAGATAATAGTAAGACATTTATATTAAATAGAGGTTTTGATGCGAAATTATACGATAAATTATTACATGAAGAAAAACCTAAGCTTATAAAGAAAGACAAACTTAATATAATCTATACAGGAGAAATATTTTCTAAACTTAGAGATATAAGACCTTTTGTAAAAGCACTTGAAGAAATAAAAGCAGAGAACTTAGAGATATATAACCAGTTAAATGTATTATTTTTTGGAAATATAGATGATATAGAGGCTAGGAAGAAACTTCAAAATTTAGAAATAGCCAATGTATCGCCTAGGATACCATTTGATGAGGCGCTTAAATATATGTTAAATGGAGAGGTTTTGCTTTTATTTGGTAATAAGAATTCAAAGCAAATACCAGCCAAGATTTATGACTATTTTGGGGCAAAGGGTAGGATATTTGTTATTTATGGGGATAAAGATGATCCGATTAAAAGAGTGGTAGAAAATCATAGAAAATGTGTTGTAACTGAGAATAATAGTAAAGAAATAAAAAATCATATCTATAAATTAATAGAAATTCATAAAAATAATGAGATATATTGTGAACCAGATGTTAATTATGAATGGAATTCAATTGTGGAAAGGCTAAACAATATATTAGAAGGAAGTGAATAA
- a CDS encoding glycosyltransferase, with amino-acid sequence MHIMVIPSWYSSPRNKVHGSFFKEQFKALSNSGEKITVAYNEIWPITMFGKIHEKRGISFNIEDNLRTYRYKDYNYLPKSPLMFKSFNKRMDKMYQEIVKNEGKVDIIHAHSAFWGGIAASYISKKYNVPLVLTEHSSLKYAKYARESYKKYIYNAYENSDYLIAVGSGLKREIQEYVNKPVEVIHNMVDLNLFSVDENIKKSADIDEDFKFFSCAFLEEGKGIECLIKAFSRAFKNENVSLRIGGDGTIKPSLESLIKELNIEKQVILLGALSREEVSKEMKKCDAFALPSEHETFGVVYIEALACGKPVIGADNGGAEDIIKEDNGIIAKKNDVEDLAEALRKIKENHKMYDKYKIREQTIFSYSEKVLVEKLKGVYKKVYERSN; translated from the coding sequence ATGCACATAATGGTTATTCCATCTTGGTATTCATCTCCAAGAAACAAAGTTCATGGAAGTTTTTTTAAGGAACAATTTAAAGCTCTTTCAAATAGTGGAGAGAAGATTACTGTTGCATACAATGAAATTTGGCCTATTACTATGTTTGGAAAAATTCATGAAAAGAGAGGCATAAGTTTTAATATAGAAGATAACCTTAGAACTTATAGGTATAAAGATTATAATTATTTACCTAAAAGTCCATTAATGTTTAAGAGTTTCAATAAAAGAATGGATAAGATGTACCAAGAAATTGTTAAAAATGAAGGAAAGGTTGATATTATCCATGCTCATTCAGCCTTTTGGGGGGGAATAGCAGCTTCATATATAAGTAAGAAATATAATGTTCCATTAGTATTAACAGAACATTCATCTCTTAAGTATGCAAAGTATGCTAGAGAAAGTTATAAAAAATATATTTACAATGCTTATGAGAATTCGGATTATTTGATTGCAGTTGGGTCTGGATTAAAAAGAGAAATTCAAGAATATGTAAATAAGCCTGTTGAAGTTATTCACAACATGGTAGATTTGAATCTATTTTCTGTGGATGAAAATATTAAAAAGAGTGCCGATATAGATGAAGATTTTAAATTTTTTTCATGTGCTTTTCTTGAAGAAGGAAAGGGAATTGAATGTTTAATTAAAGCTTTTTCTAGAGCTTTCAAAAATGAAAATGTAAGCTTAAGAATTGGTGGAGACGGGACCATTAAACCATCATTGGAATCACTTATTAAAGAATTGAATATTGAAAAGCAGGTAATACTTCTAGGAGCTTTATCGAGGGAAGAAGTTTCAAAGGAAATGAAGAAATGTGATGCATTTGCATTACCATCTGAACATGAGACATTTGGAGTTGTATACATTGAAGCGCTTGCATGTGGAAAGCCAGTAATTGGAGCTGATAACGGTGGCGCAGAAGATATTATAAAAGAAGATAATGGAATAATAGCTAAAAAGAATGATGTGGAGGATTTAGCCGAAGCATTAAGAAAAATAAAAGAAAATCATAAAATGTATGATAAATATAAAATTAGGGAACAAACAATTTTTAGCTATTCAGAAAAAGTATTAGTTGAAAAGCTAAAAGGAGTGTATAAAAAAGTATATGAGAGAAGCAATTAA
- a CDS encoding O-antigen ligase family protein — MREAIKNIYDFLDNKFYFKLLYLFVSLTFVTMLKDVPGRKILSNITLAWGILLILFMVIEGYKRRKIYKFDIPLALFMILTLIFNIFIYRSVDNIKVWIVNLIIFVVIFTVDVFKSKKKLIKEMNIITYFYVIFMLVASIISLAMRYSGINIEIGQVVFGGTKGVFENENALSIASSLAIVMCVYLNYISRGHKLKMLWIGNIILQAVTMIGSHGRSAYLVIIAVIYLSIFIYSKNKYIRSALVLIPILFCGAFFEMVKSHLEAFTTERNIIWNSASVVIEKNPLTGVGNNNLIEAVRNARIGSYLPGIELGGMHNIYVQIAAVNGIISLLLFLLFIGMILMFIIQHLDKLIRREKNQMTIITSIIAGILAVNLFESVLVYTISFISMIFWIYLGYLVSILDNKNID; from the coding sequence ATGAGAGAAGCAATTAAAAATATATATGATTTTTTAGATAATAAATTTTATTTTAAGTTATTGTACTTATTTGTAAGCTTAACATTTGTAACTATGCTCAAAGATGTGCCAGGAAGAAAAATTCTAAGTAATATAACACTAGCTTGGGGGATACTTTTAATTCTATTCATGGTTATCGAAGGATATAAAAGAAGAAAAATTTATAAATTTGATATTCCATTGGCATTATTTATGATACTAACTTTAATATTTAACATTTTTATTTATAGAAGTGTTGATAATATTAAAGTTTGGATAGTTAATTTAATTATATTTGTAGTAATATTCACAGTTGATGTATTTAAATCCAAAAAGAAACTTATTAAAGAGATGAACATAATTACTTATTTTTATGTAATATTTATGCTAGTTGCTTCTATTATATCGCTAGCAATGAGATATTCGGGAATAAATATAGAAATCGGACAAGTGGTATTTGGAGGTACAAAGGGAGTCTTTGAGAATGAAAATGCTCTTTCGATAGCATCTTCACTAGCTATAGTTATGTGTGTATACCTTAATTATATATCGAGAGGTCACAAGCTTAAGATGTTGTGGATAGGAAATATAATATTACAAGCGGTAACTATGATTGGTTCACATGGAAGAAGTGCATATTTGGTAATAATAGCTGTAATATATCTATCAATATTTATATACAGTAAAAATAAATATATTAGATCAGCACTTGTTTTAATACCAATACTTTTTTGTGGAGCATTTTTTGAAATGGTTAAAAGTCATTTGGAGGCTTTTACAACAGAGAGGAATATTATTTGGAATTCGGCATCTGTAGTAATAGAAAAAAATCCTTTGACTGGTGTGGGAAATAATAATCTTATAGAAGCGGTGAGAAACGCAAGAATAGGAAGTTATTTACCTGGAATTGAACTTGGAGGGATGCACAATATCTACGTGCAAATAGCCGCAGTAAATGGAATTATTTCATTACTTTTATTTCTTCTGTTCATAGGAATGATTTTGATGTTTATAATACAACATCTAGATAAGTTAATCAGAAGAGAGAAAAACCAGATGACAATAATAACTTCGATTATAGCAGGTATTCTTGCAGTAAACTTATTTGAAAGTGTATTAGTATATACAATAAGTTTTATTTCAATGATATTTTGGATATACTTAGGTTATCTAGTATCGATTCTAGACAATAAAAATATAGATTAG
- a CDS encoding cyclodeaminase/cyclohydrolase family protein, which yields MKFCDETIKQFLGELESDLPAPGGGSVAGLIAALSGALNSMVYSLTVDKKAFMSLQDDEKESITKFQKESKEFTVRSLELMEEDRENFLKLMDSYKLPKDTEEEKEERKLAIKENTIKSMEAPLILARESLEFYKNLNIMAQYGNKMLLSDLAISAILLHCSIESSIINVKVNLNGLRNEEFFERLDSELDSIIEKSAKEKELITETVNKIIYPKM from the coding sequence ATGAAATTTTGTGACGAAACTATAAAACAATTTTTAGGTGAATTAGAATCAGATTTGCCAGCTCCAGGTGGTGGAAGTGTAGCGGGTCTTATTGCAGCATTATCTGGTGCATTGAATTCTATGGTTTATTCTCTGACAGTAGACAAAAAGGCATTTATGAGTCTTCAGGATGATGAAAAAGAAAGTATAACAAAATTTCAAAAGGAATCTAAAGAGTTCACTGTAAGAAGCTTAGAACTTATGGAAGAAGATAGAGAAAACTTTTTGAAGTTAATGGATTCTTATAAGTTGCCTAAAGATACTGAAGAAGAAAAAGAAGAGAGAAAATTAGCTATAAAAGAGAATACTATAAAGTCTATGGAAGCACCTTTAATTTTAGCTAGAGAAAGCTTAGAATTTTATAAGAATCTTAACATCATGGCACAGTATGGAAATAAGATGTTATTATCAGATTTGGCAATTTCAGCAATTTTACTACATTGCTCTATAGAAAGTTCCATAATAAATGTTAAAGTAAATTTGAATGGGCTCAGAAATGAAGAATTTTTTGAGAGACTTGATAGTGAATTGGATAGTATTATAGAAAAATCAGCTAAAGAAAAAGAATTGATTACAGAAACAGTAAATAAAATAATTTATCCAAAAATGTAG
- a CDS encoding clostri-philic family protein, with protein MPRKDGPHKPGSSNPMQKGVRRRRLHANQDNVGDPKNRPEYENFDGEPIE; from the coding sequence ATGCCACGTAAAGATGGACCACACAAACCAGGATCAAGCAATCCAATGCAAAAAGGTGTAAGAAGGAGAAGACTTCATGCTAACCAAGATAATGTTGGCGATCCAAAAAATAGACCTGAATACGAAAATTTTGATGGAGAACCAATAGAATAA
- the pdaA gene encoding delta-lactam-biosynthetic de-N-acetylase gives MNKSIKSLIALSLAMNLITLVPTKPAIAASDNEIDSNECFQEDGVFGDILDVDNIRDIFSSFSDEDELNWYYVGKGKDQIAEGPKESVSFLKENSAYYLGDTSKKVLYLTFDEGYENGNTGKILDILKEYKVPAAFFVVKPYIDTQPELIKRMVDEGHVVGNHTVHHPSMAQIRDKEKFEAEFTGVENAFKELTGQDMPKFFRPPMGKYSKKSLAMTKDLGYKTIFWSFAYKDWLVNNQPSESYAVEKICKGAHPGSIMLLHAVSNTNTKVLSSVIKTLQQEGYEFKSLNDLPTE, from the coding sequence ATGAATAAGTCTATAAAATCTTTAATTGCTCTTTCTTTAGCAATGAATTTAATTACTCTTGTTCCTACAAAGCCTGCAATTGCTGCAAGTGATAATGAGATCGATTCAAATGAATGTTTTCAAGAAGATGGCGTGTTTGGAGATATTTTAGATGTTGATAACATAAGAGATATTTTTTCTTCTTTTAGTGATGAAGATGAACTTAACTGGTATTACGTTGGTAAAGGAAAAGATCAAATTGCGGAAGGCCCAAAGGAATCCGTTAGCTTCTTAAAAGAAAATTCTGCTTATTACCTAGGTGATACTTCAAAAAAAGTTCTATATCTTACTTTTGATGAAGGATATGAAAATGGTAACACTGGAAAGATTTTAGATATATTAAAAGAATACAAAGTCCCTGCTGCCTTTTTTGTTGTCAAACCATACATAGACACTCAACCAGAACTAATTAAACGTATGGTTGATGAAGGACATGTAGTTGGAAATCACACAGTTCATCATCCTTCTATGGCTCAAATACGTGATAAAGAAAAATTTGAGGCAGAATTTACTGGAGTAGAAAATGCTTTTAAAGAACTTACTGGTCAGGATATGCCTAAGTTTTTTAGACCACCAATGGGTAAGTATTCAAAAAAATCATTAGCAATGACAAAGGATTTAGGCTATAAGACTATATTCTGGAGTTTTGCCTATAAAGATTGGTTAGTAAATAATCAACCTTCAGAAAGTTATGCTGTGGAGAAAATATGCAAAGGTGCCCATCCAGGTTCCATAATGCTTCTACATGCTGTTTCAAACACAAATACAAAAGTATTGTCATCAGTTATTAAAACACTTCAGCAGGAAGGTTATGAATTTAAATCACTTAATGATCTACCTACAGAATAG
- the ychF gene encoding redox-regulated ATPase YchF, with translation MKLGMVGLPNVGKSTLFNAITKAGAESANYPFCTIEPNVGVVSVPDKRLDVLEKMYNTKKKVYTAIEFYDIAGLVKGASKGEGLGNKFLSHIREVAAIVHVVRCFDDGNVVHVEGSVDPIRDIETINLELIFSDLEVLERRMEKSIKLARSGDKTAKFEYGVMERIKEHLEANKPVRTLEVTDEEEAFIKSLFLITSKPVLYACNISEDDVMEGNFDNDYVKRVKEYAASENSEVMVVSAKIEEELSGLDDEEKAEMLGEYGLDESGLDKLIEASYKLLGLMSFLTAGVQEVRAWTIKRGTKAPAAAGKIHSDIERGFIRAEVVSYNDLVECGSEAAAKEKGKFRLEGKDYIMQDGDVVNFRFNV, from the coding sequence ATGAAATTAGGTATGGTAGGTTTACCAAATGTAGGTAAAAGTACGTTGTTTAATGCAATAACAAAGGCTGGGGCTGAATCAGCTAATTATCCATTCTGTACAATTGAGCCAAATGTTGGTGTAGTAAGTGTTCCAGATAAAAGATTAGACGTTTTAGAAAAAATGTATAATACAAAGAAAAAGGTATATACAGCAATAGAATTTTATGATATAGCAGGATTAGTTAAAGGGGCTTCAAAGGGTGAAGGTTTAGGAAATAAGTTTTTATCTCATATCAGAGAAGTTGCAGCAATTGTTCATGTTGTAAGATGTTTTGATGATGGAAATGTTGTTCATGTTGAAGGTTCTGTTGATCCTATAAGAGATATAGAAACTATAAATTTAGAATTAATTTTTTCAGACTTAGAAGTTTTAGAGAGAAGAATGGAAAAATCTATAAAGCTTGCAAGATCTGGTGATAAGACTGCTAAATTTGAATATGGAGTAATGGAAAGAATTAAAGAACATTTAGAAGCAAACAAACCAGTTAGAACTTTAGAAGTTACTGATGAAGAAGAGGCATTTATAAAGAGTTTATTTTTAATTACTTCAAAGCCAGTTCTATATGCTTGTAACATCTCTGAGGATGATGTTATGGAAGGTAATTTTGATAATGATTATGTTAAAAGAGTTAAGGAATATGCAGCTAGTGAAAATTCAGAAGTTATGGTTGTAAGTGCTAAAATTGAAGAAGAATTATCAGGTCTTGATGATGAAGAAAAAGCTGAAATGTTAGGTGAATATGGTTTAGATGAATCAGGATTAGATAAATTAATTGAAGCTAGCTACAAATTACTTGGGCTTATGAGTTTCTTAACAGCCGGAGTACAAGAAGTAAGAGCTTGGACAATCAAAAGAGGAACTAAAGCACCAGCAGCGGCAGGTAAGATTCACTCTGATATCGAAAGAGGATTTATAAGAGCAGAAGTGGTTTCTTATAATGATTTAGTTGAATGTGGTTCAGAAGCTGCAGCTAAGGAAAAAGGTAAGTTTAGACTAGAAGGAAAAGACTATATAATGCAAGACGGAGATGTTGTTAACTTTAGATTTAATGTATAA
- a CDS encoding tetratricopeptide repeat protein: MKKSVIEYINDFKNSKYFTYINDLKKSKYFRYISDLKKDRYFTPPVIIVICLSAVMITNVISKSRIEPSKDKLTIAANSAEENFYNDKYDAAIEEYNKYQEKDEWPIWNLKIAEIYSVKGDFADSNELLTKVYLARNKIVDGKKQKNIENFESKDRELTNYIVFTSFMNGDYDKALQYGELFLMDYPTDKNLLKTMFSIYMANDKKDKMKEIIDNYPRDDENASDLADLARMNMMMNNLDQGLLLLKDAWHKDKNEVKVFDVITQIAEYNKNDILNKISALEKKDSGELAYKMWQAEIYSKDKDSAEKANNLISELEDKDVGSINLALIKSNTYQNLGESEKARDVINEMIKSDPNSFIGYHAMSLEDYDDENYDDALKNCEKSISLNKDYADNYGFLMPEIMEKQDKSENAEPYFRTALYKEPFNYNILIKLAEYYGNTVKDSSRALYYYTLASKMNPNDAEVYYNMALIKVANQRQDEAIDLLKKSIAINSKEIKYHRALGTVYLNKEKGEDALKEIRAAYAIDKNDILTLNNAGCYYVAIEGDLSRGLVNFKAAYDGINDKTSEEDKDTISENYNRVRNLSDAYNKRNGATLKIPDLKLFY, translated from the coding sequence GTGAAGAAATCAGTTATAGAGTATATAAACGATTTTAAAAATAGCAAATATTTTACGTACATAAATGATTTGAAAAAAAGTAAGTATTTTAGATACATAAGCGACCTCAAGAAAGACAGATATTTTACTCCACCTGTAATTATAGTAATTTGTCTAAGTGCAGTTATGATAACCAATGTAATCTCTAAATCTAGAATTGAGCCATCAAAAGATAAGCTTACTATTGCAGCTAACAGTGCTGAAGAGAATTTTTATAATGATAAGTATGATGCTGCGATTGAAGAATATAATAAGTATCAAGAAAAAGATGAATGGCCAATATGGAATTTAAAGATTGCAGAAATTTATTCAGTAAAAGGAGATTTTGCAGATTCGAATGAGCTTCTTACAAAAGTTTATTTAGCTAGAAATAAGATAGTTGATGGTAAGAAGCAAAAAAATATAGAAAATTTTGAGTCTAAAGATAGAGAACTTACCAATTACATAGTGTTTACGTCTTTTATGAACGGAGATTATGATAAGGCATTACAATATGGCGAATTGTTTTTGATGGATTACCCAACAGATAAGAATTTGTTAAAGACAATGTTTAGTATTTATATGGCAAATGATAAGAAAGATAAAATGAAAGAAATAATTGATAACTACCCAAGAGATGATGAAAATGCATCTGATTTGGCAGATTTAGCTAGAATGAATATGATGATGAATAATTTAGATCAAGGACTTTTATTATTAAAAGATGCATGGCATAAAGATAAAAATGAAGTTAAGGTTTTTGATGTAATAACACAAATTGCGGAATATAATAAGAATGACATTTTAAATAAGATTTCAGCACTTGAGAAAAAAGATTCAGGTGAACTTGCATATAAGATGTGGCAAGCAGAGATTTATTCTAAAGATAAGGATTCTGCTGAAAAAGCTAATAATTTAATTAGTGAATTAGAAGATAAGGATGTTGGAAGTATAAATTTAGCACTTATTAAATCTAATACATATCAGAATTTAGGTGAATCAGAAAAAGCTAGAGATGTTATAAATGAAATGATAAAGAGTGATCCAAACTCATTTATAGGATATCACGCAATGTCATTGGAAGATTATGATGATGAAAATTATGATGATGCACTTAAGAATTGCGAAAAGAGTATATCTCTAAACAAAGACTATGCAGATAACTATGGATTCTTGATGCCAGAGATAATGGAGAAACAAGATAAGAGTGAAAATGCAGAGCCGTATTTTAGAACTGCTTTATATAAGGAACCTTTTAATTATAATATATTAATTAAATTAGCAGAGTATTATGGAAATACAGTTAAGGATAGTTCTAGGGCATTATACTATTATACCTTAGCATCTAAAATGAATCCTAATGATGCAGAAGTATATTATAATATGGCATTAATTAAAGTAGCAAATCAAAGACAAGACGAAGCTATAGATTTATTGAAAAAGAGTATAGCAATAAACTCAAAAGAAATTAAATATCATAGGGCTCTAGGAACTGTGTATTTAAATAAAGAAAAAGGTGAGGATGCTCTTAAGGAAATAAGAGCGGCATATGCTATTGATAAAAATGATATACTAACGCTAAATAATGCTGGATGTTATTATGTAGCTATAGAAGGAGATTTAAGTAGAGGTCTAGTTAATTTTAAGGCAGCATATGATGGCATAAATGATAAAACAAGTGAAGAGGATAAAGATACAATAAGCGAAAATTATAATAGAGTAAGGAATTTATCTGATGCATATAATAAAAGAAACGGGGCAACATTAAAAATACCAGATTTAAAATTATTTTATTAA